The following are encoded together in the Actinoplanes sp. N902-109 genome:
- a CDS encoding methyltransferase domain-containing protein: protein MEPAQLERPPFADLDEMPPDMFAMLVAALDAMAEHPEIRRVRHAGWEALRPAPGQQLLDAGCGAGDVSRELAAAVAPGGEVVALDRSTATLAAARARHDGGDVRYVNGDVCALQLDDNSFDGVWCERVLQHVRDANRAIAELVRVTRPGGQVCLLDTDWSSLAFDGVDAALAGAVVRHAHGSLTPQHADIGRTLRRRLVDHGLSEVSAVPVTCCFPDPASAAVVLPMVNPAVPAHSWPVPEQLRADWLEQVDAAGTRGDFLAVLTIWVAAGTV, encoded by the coding sequence ATGGAGCCCGCACAGCTGGAACGTCCCCCGTTTGCGGATCTGGACGAGATGCCGCCGGACATGTTTGCCATGCTCGTGGCGGCGCTGGATGCGATGGCGGAGCACCCGGAAATCCGCCGGGTGCGGCACGCCGGGTGGGAGGCGCTGCGACCGGCGCCGGGGCAGCAGCTGCTCGACGCCGGGTGCGGTGCGGGCGACGTGTCGCGTGAGCTGGCCGCCGCGGTCGCACCGGGTGGTGAGGTGGTCGCCCTGGACCGGTCCACCGCGACGCTGGCCGCGGCGCGCGCGCGTCACGACGGCGGTGACGTCCGCTATGTCAACGGTGACGTCTGCGCGCTGCAGCTCGACGACAACAGCTTCGACGGGGTGTGGTGCGAGCGGGTGCTGCAGCACGTGCGGGACGCCAACCGTGCGATCGCCGAGCTGGTCCGGGTGACCCGCCCCGGCGGCCAGGTCTGCCTGCTGGACACCGACTGGTCGTCGCTGGCCTTCGACGGCGTGGACGCGGCGCTGGCGGGTGCGGTGGTCCGGCACGCCCACGGCAGCCTCACGCCGCAGCACGCGGACATCGGCCGCACCCTGCGCCGGCGATTGGTGGACCACGGGCTGAGCGAGGTCTCGGCGGTCCCGGTGACCTGCTGCTTCCCTGACCCGGCGTCGGCGGCCGTGGTGCTGCCGATGGTCAACCCCGCGGTCCCGGCACACTCCTGGCCGGTGCCCGAGCAGCTGCGCGCCGACTGGCTGGAGCAGGTCGACGCGGCCGGGACGCGGGGCGACTTCCTCGCCGTGCTCACCATCTGGGTGGCCGCCGGCACGGTGTGA
- a CDS encoding glycoside hydrolase family 130 protein: MTATLEPHQAPAGSPVLRHALTMQPDGRRVVIKLFVPGEDGQLVQNRASSLIERILQLDEDEIGRLLDEVLTRFAGRHHDLLGTFGHHFDLVHHRVPADVELSPNARMLIGAYFSHEFAIEAAALCNPSMVPHPDQTGLEPGRLRVAISLRQIGEGHISSIGFCSAVLGPGDHIQLEDRDGPLMVGERTGARHQRDLLAAGLAELEVDNELSATVLAALPESYSEEEFEDVLGHLPGELLARPTTGDTLAVLREITATDYAVAFPVTVPLHQRVLWPATPAESNGMEDARFVQVTEPDGRVSYSATYTAYDGRQIGGRMLQTRDLRHFEVTALRGPAARNKGMALFPRPVQGRHLALCRSDGETLGLSERDGSNRWQAAVPLLMPHRGWDLIQVGNCGSPVETDAGWLVLTHGVGPMRRYAIGAMLLDLDNPERVIADLPHGLLEPDEIEREGYVPNVVYSCGGLLHDGRFWLPYGASDVRIGFASIAMDRLLGAMAPVA; this comes from the coding sequence GTGACCGCGACCCTGGAACCACACCAAGCCCCGGCCGGCTCGCCGGTCCTGCGGCACGCGCTGACGATGCAGCCCGACGGGCGCCGCGTGGTGATCAAGCTGTTCGTGCCCGGCGAGGACGGGCAGCTCGTGCAGAACAGGGCGTCCAGCCTGATCGAGCGGATCCTGCAGCTCGACGAGGACGAGATCGGCCGGCTGCTCGACGAGGTGCTGACCCGGTTCGCCGGTCGCCACCACGACCTGCTCGGCACCTTCGGCCACCACTTCGACCTGGTGCACCACCGGGTGCCGGCCGACGTCGAGCTGTCGCCGAACGCCCGCATGCTGATCGGGGCCTACTTCAGCCACGAGTTCGCCATCGAGGCCGCGGCGCTGTGCAACCCGTCGATGGTGCCGCACCCGGACCAGACCGGGCTGGAGCCGGGCCGGCTGCGGGTGGCGATCAGCCTGCGCCAGATCGGGGAGGGGCACATCTCCTCGATCGGGTTCTGCTCGGCGGTGCTGGGCCCGGGCGACCACATCCAGCTCGAGGACCGCGACGGCCCGCTGATGGTCGGCGAGCGCACCGGCGCCCGGCATCAGCGTGACCTGCTCGCCGCGGGCCTGGCCGAGCTGGAGGTGGACAACGAGCTGTCGGCCACCGTGCTGGCCGCACTGCCGGAGAGCTATTCCGAGGAGGAGTTCGAGGACGTCCTCGGGCACCTCCCGGGCGAACTGCTGGCCCGGCCCACCACCGGCGACACACTGGCCGTGCTGCGCGAGATCACCGCGACCGACTACGCGGTGGCCTTCCCGGTCACCGTGCCGCTGCACCAGCGGGTGCTCTGGCCGGCCACCCCGGCCGAGAGCAACGGCATGGAGGACGCGCGGTTCGTGCAGGTGACCGAGCCGGACGGGCGGGTCTCGTACTCGGCGACCTACACGGCGTACGACGGCCGGCAGATCGGCGGGCGCATGCTGCAGACCCGCGACCTGCGGCACTTCGAGGTCACCGCGCTGCGCGGCCCGGCGGCCCGCAACAAGGGCATGGCGCTGTTCCCGCGCCCGGTGCAAGGCCGCCATCTCGCGCTGTGCCGCTCCGACGGCGAGACGCTGGGGCTCAGCGAGCGCGACGGGTCCAACCGCTGGCAGGCGGCGGTGCCGCTGCTGATGCCGCACCGCGGCTGGGATCTCATCCAGGTCGGCAACTGCGGCTCCCCGGTGGAGACCGACGCGGGCTGGCTGGTGCTGACCCACGGCGTGGGCCCGATGCGCCGGTACGCCATCGGGGCGATGCTGCTCGACCTCGACAACCCCGAGCGGGTGATCGCGGACCTGCCGCACGGGCTGCTGGAACCGGACGAGATCGAGCGCGAGGGCTACGTGCCCAACGTCGTGTACTCGTGCGGCGGGTTGCTGCACGACGGGCGGTTCTGGCTCCCGTACGGGGCGAGCGACGTACGCATCGGTTTTGCCAGCATCGCGATGGACCGGCTGCTGGGTGCCATGGCGCCGGTGGCCTGA
- a CDS encoding Gfo/Idh/MocA family oxidoreductase codes for MTATRIGLVGFGSGGRIFHAPLLAAAEDVEFTGVVTRSAERRAELAKAHPDVPAYDTIAGLAAAGVDAVTISTPAATHAALAREALALGLPVVVDKPFALDAEAARELATLAKEAGVLLTVYQNRRYDSDLRTLQRLIGDGALGEVRRFESRFERWDPDRQPPAAGGGTLLDFGAHLVDQAHLLFGPTSRVYAELRSDAGSDLDSDVFVALHHTSGVESHLWGSWRQAAPGPRLRVTGSTGTYIVDGLDSQEAALKAGRSPAALGERWGVEPEHAWGRLYRGATGAPVRSERGRWDLFYPAFAAAVRGEGPVPVDPWDAVRNMDVLDAARMSAATGETVSL; via the coding sequence ATGACGGCAACAAGAATCGGTCTGGTCGGCTTCGGCTCGGGCGGGCGCATCTTCCACGCACCCCTGCTCGCGGCGGCCGAGGACGTGGAGTTCACCGGCGTGGTCACGCGCTCCGCCGAGCGGCGCGCGGAGCTCGCCAAGGCGCACCCGGACGTACCCGCCTACGACACGATCGCCGGCCTGGCCGCGGCCGGCGTGGACGCCGTCACCATCTCAACACCCGCGGCGACCCACGCGGCCCTGGCCCGCGAGGCCCTCGCGCTGGGCCTGCCGGTCGTGGTCGACAAGCCGTTCGCCCTCGACGCGGAGGCCGCCCGCGAGCTGGCGACCCTGGCCAAGGAGGCCGGGGTGCTGCTCACCGTCTACCAGAACCGCCGCTACGACTCCGACCTGCGCACCCTGCAGCGGCTCATCGGGGACGGGGCGCTGGGCGAGGTGCGCCGCTTCGAGTCGCGCTTCGAGCGCTGGGACCCGGACCGCCAGCCCCCCGCGGCCGGCGGCGGCACCCTGCTGGACTTCGGCGCCCACCTCGTCGACCAGGCCCACCTGCTGTTCGGACCGACCTCCCGGGTGTACGCCGAGCTGCGCAGCGACGCCGGCAGCGACCTCGACAGCGACGTCTTCGTGGCACTCCACCACACCAGCGGCGTCGAGTCGCACCTGTGGGGCAGCTGGCGGCAGGCCGCCCCCGGCCCGCGGTTGCGGGTCACCGGCAGCACCGGCACCTACATCGTCGACGGGCTCGACAGCCAGGAGGCCGCGCTCAAGGCGGGCCGCTCCCCCGCCGCGCTCGGCGAGCGCTGGGGCGTCGAGCCGGAGCATGCCTGGGGCCGGCTCTACCGTGGCGCCACCGGTGCCCCGGTGCGCAGCGAGCGCGGGCGGTGGGACCTGTTCTACCCGGCGTTCGCGGCGGCGGTGCGCGGCGAGGGTCCGGTGCCGGTCGACCCGTGGGACGCCGTACGGAACATGGACGTCCTCGACGCGGCTCGGATGAGCGCTGCCACCGGGGAGACCGTCAGCCTCTGA
- a CDS encoding SDR family oxidoreductase, protein MSLTVVSGASGRVGGRVAARLGMPQRLLVRDAARAPRIAGAEVAVAEYGDRAAVRRALTGASAVLMISAAETPDRVQRHRAFVDAAVAAGVEHLVYTSFVGAAPDAVFTLARDHWETEQYIRESGIPHTFLRDNLYADFIPLLAGDDGVIRGPAGTGRAAVVAQDDVADSAVAVLREPGAHAGRTYDLTGPEALTLAGMAAVVTRVTGRETRFQDETVAEAYASRAGYGAPGWQVDAWVSTYTAIAAGVLSTVDPAVEQLTGRPAKTLAQTLER, encoded by the coding sequence ATGAGTCTGACGGTGGTGAGCGGTGCGTCCGGCCGGGTGGGTGGCCGGGTCGCGGCCCGGCTGGGGATGCCGCAGCGGTTGCTGGTCCGGGACGCCGCGCGGGCGCCACGCATCGCGGGTGCCGAGGTTGCCGTGGCCGAGTACGGGGACCGGGCCGCGGTTCGGAGAGCGCTTACCGGGGCATCCGCCGTGCTGATGATCTCCGCCGCCGAGACGCCCGACCGGGTGCAGCGGCACCGGGCCTTCGTCGACGCCGCCGTGGCCGCGGGCGTCGAGCACCTCGTCTACACCTCGTTCGTCGGAGCCGCGCCGGATGCCGTTTTCACCCTGGCCCGGGATCACTGGGAAACGGAGCAGTACATCCGGGAGAGCGGTATCCCGCACACGTTCCTGCGCGACAACCTGTACGCCGACTTCATCCCGTTGCTGGCCGGGGACGACGGGGTGATCCGCGGTCCGGCCGGTACCGGGCGCGCCGCCGTGGTGGCCCAGGACGACGTCGCCGACTCGGCGGTCGCGGTGCTGCGGGAGCCGGGTGCGCACGCCGGGCGTACCTATGACCTGACCGGGCCGGAGGCACTGACCCTGGCCGGGATGGCCGCGGTGGTGACCCGGGTGACCGGTCGGGAAACCCGTTTCCAGGACGAGACCGTGGCCGAGGCCTACGCCTCGCGGGCCGGCTACGGCGCACCCGGCTGGCAGGTCGACGCATGGGTGAGCACCTACACGGCCATCGCCGCGGGCGTGCTGTCCACCGTCGACCCGGCGGTCGAACAGCTGACCGGCCGCCCCGCCAAGACCTTGGCGCAGACGCTGGAGCGCTGA